Proteins found in one Methylobacter sp. S3L5C genomic segment:
- the fliE gene encoding flagellar hook-basal body complex protein FliE produces MNLLKGAEMIAIDSGKIAAMVAQMRSAVATVHAPGSQVIEGQAKGGVDFGQVFKAQMDQVNGLHQNAQKLGERFSLGDDSVNLSDVMIASQKSSIAMQTTIQARNKLVTAYHDIMNMQV; encoded by the coding sequence ATGAACTTATTAAAAGGTGCTGAAATGATCGCCATCGATAGTGGAAAAATTGCCGCCATGGTCGCGCAAATGCGTTCGGCTGTCGCTACGGTTCACGCTCCTGGATCCCAGGTTATCGAGGGGCAGGCCAAGGGAGGTGTTGATTTTGGTCAAGTTTTTAAGGCACAAATGGATCAGGTTAATGGCCTTCATCAAAATGCCCAAAAGCTCGGTGAGCGTTTTTCGCTAGGGGATGATTCAGTCAACCTGTCGGACGTTATGATTGCTTCTCAAAAGTCCAGTATTGCGATGCAAACTACCATACAAGCTCGCAATAAACTGGTTACTGCTTATCATGATATCATGAATATGCAGGTTTAA
- a CDS encoding flagellar protein FliT, giving the protein MLNNIQTITVYEHVRTITGQMLEAAHIRDWEQMTLLESRCTQYVNILKTEGSAEPLSGDLRKKKVQLIQDIMKNDRAIRDITHPWMNELSTLINTMGTQHKPEFSCAANDNF; this is encoded by the coding sequence ATGCTAAATAACATACAAACCATCACAGTTTACGAACATGTGCGAACCATTACCGGGCAAATGCTTGAAGCTGCACATATCCGTGACTGGGAACAAATGACTCTACTGGAATCACGCTGCACTCAATATGTTAACATTCTTAAAACAGAAGGATCTGCAGAACCCCTCAGTGGCGACTTACGCAAGAAAAAAGTACAACTTATTCAGGATATTATGAAAAATGATCGAGCGATACGCGACATTACTCACCCTTGGATGAATGAACTGTCAACGCTGATTAATACCATGGGCACCCAGCACAAGCCTGAGTTTTCCTGCGCGGCCAACGATAACTTCTAA
- the fliJ gene encoding flagellar export protein FliJ: MTTKNAIDILTDLTTRQSEAAAKRLGQANQQQDQAKQQLNLLMDYRKSYADQLQTQMSQGLAVSGYCNFYQFLANLDKAVAQQNQAWQSSLQFVERERVNWQLSERKRLSFNTLTQRAQNTMLREEISRDQKQTDEHATRKYSIKT; this comes from the coding sequence ATGACTACAAAAAATGCCATTGACATTCTGACCGACCTGACCACACGGCAATCCGAAGCAGCCGCGAAGCGTCTGGGTCAGGCCAACCAGCAGCAGGATCAAGCCAAACAACAACTTAACCTGTTGATGGATTATCGTAAAAGCTATGCAGATCAGCTTCAGACACAGATGAGCCAAGGTTTAGCTGTGTCAGGATATTGTAACTTCTACCAATTCCTGGCAAACCTCGATAAGGCGGTCGCCCAACAAAACCAGGCATGGCAAAGCAGCCTCCAGTTTGTCGAAAGAGAACGCGTTAATTGGCAACTAAGTGAACGTAAACGCCTATCTTTCAACACCCTGACGCAACGCGCACAAAATACCATGCTTCGCGAGGAAATAAGCCGCGACCAAAAACAAACCGATGAACATGCAACCCGTAAATATTCAATTAAAACATGA
- the fliF gene encoding flagellar basal-body MS-ring/collar protein FliF, whose protein sequence is MAAEGQNNAFNLFLQSPFGKNLALGAGIALVMGIMGAVWMWGQKPDYRVLLSNYSDRDGGAIIDALQQMNIPYQYAEGGGAILVPAERVHDARLKLATQGLPKGGTVGFELMENQKLGVSQFLEQINFQRALEGELARSINSIASIQTSRVHLAIPKPTVFVREKQLPTASVLLNLYQGRSLDKQQVNAIMHLVSSSVPELTTNNVTIVDQNGALLSSLDNPGDNNQLDPNQLKYVKELQDGIVRRIESILTPMVGAGNIRAEASADVDFSRSEQAAETYKPNGTAENSSKRSEQSNESSNSDTDKAGGIPGASSNQPGQAVTPPAPNTPAPTKAATAPVNTQKESTINYEIDKTIRYDQHPMGNIKRLSVAVLVNNKTETDEKGKSIVKQLTDAEKEQITGLVREAMGFSKDRGDSLNVVNTAFTLTPQEILPEQPFWKQFATLDMAKTAGQYLISGLIILYLFFAVLRPMIRRLSTPLVVPASNIEPDSTANKANSITTANQEDYLQTAKKMATEDPQMVANIVKNWVRENE, encoded by the coding sequence GTGGCAGCTGAAGGACAAAATAACGCATTCAACCTCTTTTTACAAAGCCCCTTTGGGAAAAATCTGGCACTGGGAGCGGGCATTGCCTTAGTGATGGGTATTATGGGGGCGGTATGGATGTGGGGGCAAAAACCTGATTATCGGGTGCTACTGTCAAACTATTCTGACCGCGACGGCGGCGCAATCATTGATGCCTTGCAACAAATGAATATCCCTTACCAATATGCAGAAGGCGGTGGAGCCATTCTTGTGCCGGCAGAGCGGGTACATGATGCCCGACTTAAACTGGCAACTCAAGGTCTACCCAAGGGCGGCACAGTGGGCTTTGAGTTAATGGAAAATCAGAAGCTCGGAGTATCTCAATTCCTTGAACAGATAAATTTTCAACGAGCTCTGGAAGGAGAATTGGCACGCTCCATCAATTCCATCGCCAGCATTCAGACATCTCGCGTCCATCTGGCAATACCCAAACCAACGGTATTCGTGCGTGAAAAGCAACTACCAACTGCCTCTGTACTCCTTAATTTATATCAGGGCCGCTCCCTGGACAAACAACAAGTTAATGCCATCATGCATCTGGTTTCCAGTAGCGTGCCTGAACTGACAACAAATAACGTTACCATAGTGGATCAAAATGGCGCCTTATTGTCCTCTCTCGACAACCCTGGCGATAATAACCAGCTTGATCCCAATCAGTTAAAATATGTAAAGGAACTGCAAGATGGTATTGTTCGGCGCATCGAATCGATTTTGACACCGATGGTGGGAGCAGGCAATATACGCGCAGAAGCATCAGCGGACGTAGATTTCTCACGTAGCGAGCAAGCCGCAGAAACCTATAAGCCAAACGGTACGGCAGAAAATTCTTCAAAGCGTAGCGAACAGTCCAACGAATCCAGTAACAGCGATACCGATAAGGCCGGAGGTATACCCGGAGCCAGTTCCAACCAACCAGGACAAGCAGTAACTCCACCAGCCCCAAATACGCCAGCCCCAACCAAGGCAGCAACAGCCCCCGTAAATACCCAAAAAGAAAGCACCATTAATTACGAGATCGACAAAACTATCCGCTACGACCAACACCCGATGGGCAACATCAAGCGCTTGAGCGTGGCGGTACTGGTCAACAACAAAACTGAAACAGATGAAAAAGGCAAATCGATAGTAAAACAACTTACCGATGCCGAAAAGGAACAAATTACCGGATTAGTCAGAGAAGCCATGGGCTTTAGCAAAGATCGTGGCGATTCGCTCAACGTAGTCAACACTGCATTTACCTTAACGCCTCAAGAAATCTTGCCTGAGCAGCCCTTCTGGAAACAGTTTGCTACTCTGGACATGGCTAAAACGGCAGGCCAATACCTGATTTCCGGCCTGATTATCTTGTACCTGTTTTTTGCAGTTTTACGCCCCATGATCAGACGCTTATCGACACCACTGGTCGTGCCAGCATCCAACATAGAGCCAGACTCTACAGCAAACAAAGCAAATTCCATCACAACAGCTAATCAGGAGGATTATTTGCAGACCGCAAAAAAAATGGCTACCGAAGATCCTCAGATGGTAGCCAACATCGTAAAAAACTGGGTTCGCGAAAATGAATGA
- a CDS encoding flagellar hook-length control protein FliK, whose product MNIILSPSITSTLPSSLQDSSEVNNPADNMAFNNLLQKEIFSHREPTNKAAKTQSSVNAEQDPDPLAVTATNTTSENLLALIMNARPSPAPLDATQANPDTTTTQQPAATIKLAGSDPLNTIVREPAKNAAMQPEPSSLSSQYTNATSTPVALSNTEPASTAKPTLSKSLNTSIEPPAKHNIIVPESLAVDHQDANATLNQVIKGPVKESVISPEFLPTANNQHSDITFFPATLSTMPSTFTIKPATSDTLNKAIKQPAKDTVILPQPLSMSRQDTNTPSIPTTLNAIEPELPANFSRQEDFSSALQIQLSPAIPATTYSSTNIINVAPTSATYDISPAFDSPNWDKTINQQVIWMMQNKLQTASLTINPPHLGPIQVMMQIDNQLATVQFVSAQPEVREALQNALPLLTDMLKQSGIQLGHADVSSQNKHSESRQSVNSSKTNKNSVDTSVIDPALNAQQTNNAGQGLINLIV is encoded by the coding sequence ATGAACATTATACTATCGCCATCAATTACCAGCACCTTGCCGTCTTCACTGCAAGATTCATCAGAGGTCAACAACCCTGCTGACAATATGGCGTTTAATAACCTGTTACAAAAAGAAATATTTTCGCACCGGGAACCCACCAATAAAGCCGCTAAAACACAATCAAGCGTTAATGCAGAGCAAGACCCAGACCCGTTAGCAGTAACCGCTACAAATACGACGTCAGAAAACTTGCTTGCCCTTATTATGAATGCACGCCCTTCACCTGCACCATTAGACGCTACACAAGCTAACCCTGATACAACAACGACCCAACAACCTGCTGCAACCATAAAACTGGCAGGATCAGACCCCTTAAATACTATTGTTAGAGAACCTGCAAAAAATGCAGCCATGCAACCAGAGCCTTCATCTCTCAGCAGTCAATACACTAATGCTACGTCGACTCCAGTCGCATTAAGCAACACAGAGCCAGCATCTACAGCAAAACCGACACTATCGAAGTCATTAAATACATCTATTGAACCGCCTGCAAAACACAATATTATTGTACCCGAATCGTTAGCTGTCGATCATCAAGACGCAAATGCAACATTAAATCAAGTAATTAAAGGGCCAGTAAAAGAAAGTGTCATATCGCCAGAGTTTTTACCTACTGCTAATAATCAACATAGCGATATTACATTCTTTCCAGCCACATTAAGCACCATGCCATCGACTTTCACCATAAAACCAGCAACATCAGATACATTAAATAAAGCAATTAAACAGCCTGCAAAAGATACTGTTATTTTACCCCAACCATTATCTATGAGTCGCCAAGACACTAATACCCCATCAATTCCAACCACATTAAATGCTATTGAGCCTGAGCTTCCGGCAAATTTCAGTCGACAAGAAGATTTTTCCAGCGCTCTACAAATACAATTATCACCAGCAATCCCGGCAACAACCTATTCGTCAACCAATATCATAAACGTTGCACCCACATCAGCAACCTACGATATCAGCCCTGCATTTGACAGCCCCAATTGGGATAAGACCATTAACCAACAAGTAATCTGGATGATGCAAAACAAACTTCAAACGGCAAGTTTGACTATCAATCCTCCGCACTTGGGTCCGATACAAGTAATGATGCAAATAGACAACCAACTAGCCACAGTGCAGTTTGTATCCGCGCAACCTGAAGTTCGCGAGGCTCTGCAAAATGCCCTCCCGTTATTGACAGATATGCTCAAACAATCAGGTATACAACTTGGACATGCTGATGTTAGCTCACAAAATAAACATTCCGAATCAAGACAATCAGTTAATTCATCAAAAACCAATAAAAACTCAGTAGATACATCCGTTATAGACCCTGCCCTTAATGCACAACAGACCAACAACGCTGGCCAAGGCCTTATCAACTTAATTGTATAA
- the fliI gene encoding flagellar protein export ATPase FliI, translating to MDTIKAPWHSFLEDCQHRVKVTETLQISGRVTRVAGLVMEAAGLRLAIGSPCYVPLPSGHRLEVEVVGFGNDRLFLMPLGDVEGVQPGALVLPTESVKLPPQFSITKKTVSASVERGRRLPVGEALLGRVLDATGRPLDSLGPLQGHTTAPLYVQAANPLLREPISCVLDVGIRAINSMLTVGRGQRMGLFAGSGVGKSVLLGMMARYTAADVIVVGLIGERGREVKEFIEQILGTEGMARSVVVAAPADTPPLLRLQGAAYTTVIAEHFRDQGKNVLLIMDSLTRYAMAQREIALAIGEPPATKGYPPSVFAKLPALVERAGNGQAGGGSITAFYTVLTEGDDQQDPIADSARAILDGHIVLNRTLAEAGHYPAIDIEQSISRAMHGITNEEHQLTARRVKQLMSSYQRNRDLINVGAYTSGTDRLLDEAIVKHEQIELFLQQRIDERVGIDQSLKELSTLFN from the coding sequence ATGGATACTATTAAGGCCCCTTGGCACTCTTTTCTCGAAGACTGTCAACATCGGGTTAAAGTTACCGAGACTCTGCAAATATCCGGACGCGTAACACGAGTCGCAGGACTTGTTATGGAAGCTGCCGGCCTAAGACTGGCTATTGGCAGCCCTTGCTATGTCCCGTTACCTAGTGGCCACCGACTTGAGGTTGAGGTCGTCGGTTTTGGCAACGACCGATTGTTTTTGATGCCCTTGGGTGATGTCGAAGGTGTTCAGCCTGGCGCACTGGTTTTACCCACGGAATCAGTAAAATTACCGCCACAGTTTTCCATCACAAAAAAAACTGTCTCCGCCTCCGTTGAACGTGGACGCCGCTTGCCTGTCGGCGAAGCTTTACTTGGCCGTGTCCTGGATGCAACAGGACGGCCATTGGATAGCTTAGGGCCATTGCAAGGCCATACAACTGCACCGTTGTATGTGCAAGCAGCCAATCCATTACTTCGCGAACCTATCTCCTGCGTACTTGATGTCGGTATTCGCGCAATCAACAGCATGTTGACAGTTGGCCGAGGCCAGCGCATGGGTTTGTTTGCAGGATCCGGGGTAGGTAAAAGCGTCCTGCTCGGCATGATGGCACGCTACACCGCTGCCGATGTCATTGTCGTTGGCCTGATTGGTGAACGGGGCCGCGAAGTAAAAGAATTTATTGAACAAATTCTGGGCACTGAAGGAATGGCCCGCTCGGTTGTCGTTGCTGCTCCCGCTGACACGCCGCCACTACTACGCTTGCAAGGTGCCGCTTACACCACCGTGATTGCCGAACATTTTCGAGATCAGGGTAAAAATGTACTATTGATTATGGACTCTCTAACCCGCTATGCCATGGCGCAACGTGAAATTGCCCTGGCCATCGGCGAACCTCCCGCCACGAAAGGCTATCCGCCTTCGGTATTTGCCAAATTACCGGCACTGGTCGAGCGCGCGGGCAATGGGCAAGCTGGCGGCGGTTCAATCACGGCGTTCTATACCGTATTAACCGAAGGTGACGACCAACAAGATCCCATCGCCGACTCTGCCCGCGCCATACTAGATGGCCATATCGTGCTCAACCGCACATTGGCTGAAGCCGGTCATTATCCGGCAATTGACATCGAACAATCCATCAGCAGAGCCATGCATGGCATTACTAACGAAGAACATCAACTTACCGCCCGCAGGGTAAAACAGCTGATGTCCAGTTATCAGCGTAATCGTGATCTGATCAATGTTGGCGCTTATACCTCTGGCACGGATCGACTGCTTGACGAAGCGATAGTCAAGCATGAACAAATTGAACTATTCCTGCAACAAAGAATTGATGAGCGTGTCGGCATTGATCAGAGCTTGAAGGAACTTTCTACTCTATTCAATTAA
- a CDS encoding flagellar assembly protein FliH, whose amino-acid sequence MSNDKSPQQTAYQRWELASLDENEVPEKIEQNLDIAKLTQEMTAARDEAYQIGLEEGRAIGLTKGHAQGLTQGIAEGHQQIAAIGEVLSKINRQYQQEIHLAHESTASQLLELALDIAQAMLKTALPVRPELLLPVIEQAVNALPSLQLPATLYLNPLDTDLVRTALGEDLQQSGWRLLTDGNIERGGCRIETATNEIDATLTTRWRRLQQSLGQNTDWLTTP is encoded by the coding sequence ATGTCTAATGATAAATCACCTCAACAGACAGCCTACCAACGCTGGGAACTGGCATCGTTGGACGAAAATGAAGTCCCTGAAAAAATAGAGCAAAATCTCGACATTGCCAAGCTCACCCAGGAAATGACGGCTGCACGTGACGAAGCTTATCAGATTGGGCTTGAAGAAGGGCGAGCCATTGGCCTAACTAAAGGTCATGCTCAAGGACTCACCCAAGGCATTGCAGAAGGTCACCAACAGATAGCGGCTATTGGCGAAGTACTCTCGAAAATTAATCGGCAATACCAGCAGGAAATTCATCTGGCCCATGAAAGCACCGCTAGTCAACTACTCGAACTGGCGCTGGACATTGCGCAGGCCATGCTAAAAACCGCATTACCTGTTCGCCCCGAACTATTATTACCGGTAATCGAACAAGCAGTAAATGCCCTTCCCTCTTTACAGTTGCCCGCAACACTTTATCTGAATCCACTGGATACCGATCTGGTTCGAACAGCGCTGGGTGAAGATTTGCAACAGTCCGGCTGGCGACTGTTAACAGATGGAAATATTGAACGTGGTGGCTGCCGCATCGAAACCGCTACCAACGAAATTGATGCCACGCTGACAACTCGCTGGCGACGATTGCAACAGTCATTAGGCCAAAATACTGACTGGTTAACCACGCCCTAA
- the fliG gene encoding flagellar motor switch protein FliG yields MNEVGVNKAAILMLALGQDEAAEVMKFLEPREVHKLGIAMSAMKSVSNESLETVLNDFRLETENSNSLGVDSDDYIRNVLTKALGDVKAGSLLNRILVKKETGGFESLKWMDGKAVAELIHLEHPQIIATILLQLEPYHASDIITELGERTRNEVILRIATMDGVQPAALLELNDVLTTLLNGNENNTNKPLGGIRATAAIMNFMNADIETSIMSKLKDFNTEIAQQVTDEMFVFDNITDIEDRHIQTVLRFVQSESLIIALKGAKNEVKEKILKNMSQRAAEMMREDLDVKGPVRLSEVEKQQKEILQIIRRLSDEGQIALSKGNDAYV; encoded by the coding sequence ATGAATGAGGTTGGTGTTAATAAAGCAGCCATCCTGATGCTTGCCTTAGGACAAGACGAAGCTGCAGAGGTAATGAAATTTCTTGAGCCGCGCGAAGTGCATAAACTTGGCATAGCGATGTCAGCCATGAAATCAGTTTCCAATGAATCACTGGAAACCGTACTTAATGACTTCCGTCTGGAGACAGAAAATAGCAACTCTTTAGGTGTTGACTCAGACGACTACATCCGTAATGTATTAACAAAGGCACTGGGTGATGTCAAAGCAGGCTCATTGCTTAACCGAATTCTGGTAAAAAAAGAAACTGGTGGCTTTGAAAGCTTAAAGTGGATGGATGGAAAAGCGGTTGCCGAACTGATACACCTCGAACATCCACAAATAATTGCCACCATCCTGCTCCAACTTGAGCCCTACCACGCCAGTGATATAATAACCGAACTAGGAGAACGAACCCGCAACGAGGTTATACTTCGTATCGCAACGATGGATGGTGTACAACCGGCTGCGCTCCTTGAACTAAACGATGTTCTGACTACATTACTAAACGGCAATGAAAACAACACCAATAAACCCCTGGGCGGTATCCGAGCTACGGCCGCAATCATGAACTTTATGAATGCTGACATCGAAACCTCAATCATGTCTAAATTAAAGGACTTTAACACCGAAATTGCCCAGCAGGTCACGGATGAAATGTTTGTCTTTGATAACATAACCGATATTGAAGATCGCCATATCCAAACTGTATTACGCTTCGTACAATCAGAGTCTTTAATTATTGCACTTAAAGGTGCCAAGAATGAAGTAAAGGAAAAAATCCTTAAGAATATGTCACAACGCGCAGCCGAAATGATGCGCGAAGATCTGGATGTAAAAGGGCCGGTACGTTTATCAGAAGTTGAGAAACAGCAAAAAGAAATCCTGCAAATTATACGTCGACTGTCTGACGAGGGGCAGATCGCCTTAAGCAAAGGAAATGATGCCTATGTCTAA
- the fliL gene encoding flagellar basal body-associated protein FliL translates to MSAQIPPENSPPRSKKLLLLLIILIIILISGGGAAWYFLIHKAADKSEEHQTEEHQAEDHQSSEQEEAPIFVEMLPFTVNLPPDGQFLQATFTLQLSDSSDAEHLTLYTPQVRSQILLLLSNKTGDNLLLLEGKTLLTQEITTLLKKPLDKGLKPIKVTHVFITSFIIQ, encoded by the coding sequence ATGTCAGCTCAAATACCCCCAGAAAATTCTCCTCCACGATCCAAGAAATTACTGTTACTACTAATAATACTAATAATTATTCTGATAAGTGGAGGGGGTGCTGCCTGGTATTTCTTGATCCACAAAGCAGCTGATAAATCCGAAGAGCATCAGACTGAAGAACATCAGGCCGAAGATCATCAATCTTCCGAACAGGAAGAAGCACCAATATTTGTCGAAATGCTACCCTTTACGGTAAATTTACCGCCTGACGGTCAGTTCCTGCAAGCCACTTTTACGCTACAATTGTCTGACAGCTCTGATGCTGAGCATTTAACGCTCTACACGCCACAAGTACGTAGCCAAATATTGCTGTTACTATCTAACAAAACGGGTGATAACCTTCTACTTTTGGAAGGTAAGACGTTATTGACACAAGAAATCACCACCTTACTGAAAAAACCTCTTGATAAAGGACTAAAACCGATCAAGGTTACCCATGTTTTTATAACGTCATTTATCATCCAGTAA
- a CDS encoding EscU/YscU/HrcU family type III secretion system export apparatus switch protein: MKPNKPKSLRNAVALTYQPGGGAPKVVASGKGMIAEQIINLAKENGVHVHESRELVALLMDVELDQEIPPTLYRVVAELLAWLYKIEAALPPSQK; encoded by the coding sequence ATGAAGCCTAATAAGCCCAAATCGTTGCGGAATGCAGTTGCTCTAACCTACCAACCTGGTGGCGGCGCACCAAAAGTTGTGGCGTCTGGCAAGGGCATGATTGCAGAGCAAATCATTAATCTCGCCAAAGAAAATGGTGTTCATGTTCATGAATCCCGTGAACTAGTGGCACTATTGATGGATGTGGAACTTGATCAGGAAATCCCGCCTACCCTTTATAGAGTAGTAGCAGAACTGCTGGCTTGGCTATACAAGATTGAAGCTGCGTTACCGCCGAGTCAAAAATAA
- a CDS encoding transposase: MKFNQDQLAKIKAAKQALDERKEQLNSGKDIDDKKQISFADTEARIMGKKGGSFYYAYNTRISVDADLQIIVAQHVSQNANDKQELEPALKAIQDTAGRLPEQLSADNGYFPGDNLQALEQSGIDAYLAIAILRTVLI, encoded by the coding sequence TTGAAATTCAATCAAGACCAGCTGGCTAAAATAAAAGCGGCCAAGCAAGCCCTTGATGAGCGCAAAGAACAGCTTAATTCAGGTAAGGATATTGACGATAAAAAGCAGATTAGCTTTGCCGATACTGAGGCTCGCATTATGGGGAAGAAAGGTGGCAGCTTTTATTATGCCTACAATACCCGGATTAGCGTTGATGCTGATCTGCAAATTATTGTGGCTCAGCATGTCAGTCAAAACGCCAACGACAAACAGGAACTTGAACCAGCCCTAAAAGCAATACAGGACACGGCGGGGCGATTACCTGAGCAACTGAGCGCTGACAATGGCTATTTTCCTGGCGATAATCTACAAGCACTGGAACAGAGCGGTATTGATGCTTATCTTGCCATAGCAATACTTCGGACAGTTTTGATTTGA
- a CDS encoding flagellar hook-length control protein FliK produces the protein MLPPKVDLASNSPISAVSSLRPPETIADPRQDGIFKLDQIAIGKTLQGQVLAKLTDGNSLIRIQNNTQQSAPNTDIKMLLPKGFQIGDAVQLTVLSSGQRPTFTVSLLTSADTVTLSNAAQLIDKALNNNRQDEQNAPRITGASPLLDSVNTDPTAMAAQLHKSVDNSGVFYEAHLRQWAEGKRNLAQIHQEPQNLPDPEKTTTSITDQPTHWLSFQLDTLENRRFAWQGELWPGQSFQWEISKDPDHQAAIPETNQDPIWQTVVRFQLANLGQINATIRLQGEHVQVQVNVQNQATTDSLKNAIGQLILALAASGTALDNITIQDHEA, from the coding sequence ATGCTGCCACCCAAAGTTGACTTGGCCAGTAATTCACCTATCTCGGCAGTCAGTTCTTTAAGGCCACCAGAAACTATAGCCGACCCGCGTCAAGACGGTATTTTTAAACTAGATCAGATCGCTATTGGAAAAACCTTGCAAGGACAAGTGCTGGCGAAATTAACCGATGGCAACTCCCTGATAAGAATACAAAATAATACTCAACAATCTGCACCGAATACTGACATAAAAATGCTTTTACCCAAGGGCTTTCAGATAGGTGACGCAGTACAATTAACGGTACTGTCGAGTGGACAACGACCAACCTTTACGGTGAGTTTGCTAACATCCGCAGATACCGTTACATTAAGTAATGCCGCTCAATTAATTGACAAGGCGCTTAATAACAACCGGCAGGACGAGCAAAACGCACCCCGGATAACAGGGGCATCCCCATTGCTTGATTCAGTCAATACAGACCCGACTGCAATGGCAGCGCAACTACACAAATCGGTTGACAATAGTGGTGTGTTTTACGAAGCCCATTTACGTCAATGGGCTGAGGGCAAGCGTAATTTAGCGCAGATTCATCAAGAACCACAAAATCTTCCTGACCCGGAAAAAACTACCACCAGCATTACTGATCAACCGACTCATTGGCTATCTTTTCAACTCGATACTCTTGAGAACCGGCGATTTGCCTGGCAGGGCGAACTGTGGCCGGGCCAATCATTCCAATGGGAAATAAGTAAAGATCCCGACCACCAAGCTGCGATTCCGGAAACCAATCAAGATCCAATATGGCAAACTGTAGTACGTTTTCAACTGGCCAATCTGGGACAAATTAATGCGACCATTCGTCTCCAAGGAGAGCATGTGCAAGTTCAAGTCAATGTGCAAAATCAAGCGACCACAGACTCACTAAAGAACGCAATTGGGCAACTAATATTAGCTCTAGCAGCGTCAGGCACCGCTTTGGATAATATCACCATACAAGACCATGAAGCCTAA
- a CDS encoding transposase: MASSDRKLVKADFDYQEADNTFTYPEGQILTMKRESQDGSRVYQDSSKVCAACPLHSRCCQSVIREARMISSDNKEPLRQQMNVKMEQQSSKDIYSKRKVIVEPVFGQIKNSGFRGFSVRGKEKVAGEFSLVCAAHNFKKIAKAIITGLIRPEFSNYGTSQAI; the protein is encoded by the coding sequence TTGGCTAGTTCGGATCGCAAATTGGTCAAAGCCGACTTCGACTACCAGGAAGCCGATAACACCTTTACCTATCCTGAAGGACAAATTTTAACCATGAAACGCGAAAGCCAAGACGGCAGCCGTGTCTATCAAGACTCATCAAAAGTCTGTGCCGCTTGCCCTCTGCACAGTCGCTGCTGCCAATCAGTTATAAGGGAAGCTCGAATGATCAGCAGCGATAATAAAGAACCACTGCGTCAACAGATGAATGTCAAGATGGAACAACAGTCATCAAAAGACATCTACAGCAAACGCAAAGTCATTGTTGAGCCGGTGTTTGGTCAAATTAAGAATAGTGGCTTTCGTGGTTTCAGTGTGCGCGGTAAAGAAAAAGTCGCCGGTGAATTTTCGCTGGTCTGTGCGGCGCATAATTTCAAAAAAATTGCCAAGGCCATTATTACGGGATTAATCCGTCCAGAATTCAGTAATTACGGTACAAGCCAAGCGATATAG